In the genome of Candidatus Glassbacteria bacterium, one region contains:
- a CDS encoding ABC transporter ATP-binding protein: protein MSELSLNAAGVRKVFPSGEITLEVLRGIDLEVRSGESVAILGASGAGKSTLLHILGALDVPSGGTVELGGEDMFALDDARRSEVRNHRLGFVFQFHYLLAEFSAVENAGMPLRIMGADPAEANRRAAEILTELGLGDRLHHRPAQLSGGEQQRVAVARALVHQPDFVLADEPTGNLDSENSRMVARMLFGGIESRKAGFVLVTHNESLAAEAEKSYLLRDGKLYRN, encoded by the coding sequence ATGAGTGAGCTGAGTCTGAACGCCGCCGGCGTGCGCAAGGTTTTCCCCAGCGGCGAGATAACCCTGGAGGTGCTGCGCGGAATCGATCTCGAGGTGCGCTCCGGTGAATCGGTGGCGATCCTGGGGGCGAGCGGGGCGGGTAAGAGCACGCTGCTGCATATCCTGGGGGCGCTCGATGTTCCCAGCGGCGGGACTGTCGAACTGGGCGGCGAAGATATGTTCGCCCTCGACGACGCCCGTCGCAGCGAGGTGCGTAACCACAGGCTGGGGTTTGTTTTCCAGTTCCATTACCTGCTGGCCGAGTTCAGTGCGGTGGAAAACGCGGGCATGCCGTTGCGGATCATGGGAGCCGACCCGGCCGAGGCCAACCGCCGGGCGGCGGAAATCCTGACCGAACTCGGTCTTGGCGATCGCCTTCACCACCGCCCCGCCCAGCTCTCCGGGGGCGAGCAGCAGAGAGTGGCCGTGGCCCGCGCACTGGTCCACCAGCCGGATTTCGTGCTGGCCGACGAGCCGACGGGCAATCTGGACAGCGAAAACAGCCGGATGGTGGCCCGGATGCTCTTCGGTGGTATCGAGAGCAGAAAAGCCGGCTTTGTGCTGGTTACGCACAATGAATCATTGGCGGCCGAGGCGGAAAAATCTTATCTTTTAAGAGATGGGAAACTTTACCGGAACTGA